The following are encoded together in the Daucus carota subsp. sativus chromosome 5, DH1 v3.0, whole genome shotgun sequence genome:
- the LOC108223524 gene encoding NDR1/HIN1-like protein 6 — MADRVFPTKPATNGVPAAAKTNGTAAANPPFPATKAQVYNANRPAYRPQPYHDRRRRSFCCSCFLWTTLLIIILLVLAAATGGVLYLLYRPHRPSFSLTSLKITRFNLSSSSHLTSNFNLTVTSRNPNKKITFIYNPINILVTSNGVNLGAGEFPAFTHGGKNTTVLKTKLISAGESVDGAALKNKKLLPLHIELDTKVKVKIGSMKSKKVGIRVKCSGIKASLPTGKSPTVAATANAKCDVDLRIKIWKWTVG; from the coding sequence ATGGCTGACAGAGTATTCCCCACCAAACCCGCCACCAACGGCGTCCCCGCCGCCGCCAAAACCAACGGCACCGCCGCCGCCAACCCCCCCTTCCCGGCGACCAAAGCCCAAGTCTACAACGCCAACCGCCCCGCCTACCGTCCCCAGCCGTACCACGACCGCCGCCGGCGAAGCTTCTGCTGCTCCTGCTTCCTCTGGACCACTctcctcatcatcatcctccTCGTCCTCGCCGCCGCCACCGGCGGCGTCCTCTACCTCCTCTACCGCCCCCACCGCCCCTCCTTCTCTCTCACCTCCCTCAAAATCACCCGCTTCAATCTCTCCTCATCTTCCCACCTCACCTCAAACTTCAACCTCACCGTCACTTCTCGAAACCCCAACAAAAAAATCACCTTCATCTACAACCCCATCAACATTCTCGTCACCTCCAACGGCGTCAATCTCGGCGCCGGCGAGTTTCCCGCCTTCACCCACGGCGGCAAGAACACGACGGTACTGAAAACTAAGCTGATCAGCGCCGGCGAGAGCGTCGACGGCGCGGCgttaaagaataaaaaattgcTGCCGTTGCATATCGAGTTGGATACGAAAGTGAAAGTGAAGATAGGGAGCATGAAGAGCAAGAAGGTGGGGATTAGAGTCAAGTGCAGCGGGATTAAGGCGAGTTTGCCGACGGGGAAGTCGCCGACGGTGGCCGCGACGGCGAATGCGAAGTGCGACGTGGATCTGAGGATCAAGATCTGGAAATGGACCGTCGGGTAA
- the LOC108223623 gene encoding receptor-like serine/threonine-protein kinase ALE2 isoform X2: protein MKMQQLIVDLMPVFAILFSLPVLGFAGFSIPSLEAASLLNHLSIPTPPINSYRTSGLNQFSRRNAPIRRNFRPSSSPLVTSLAPAIPPSHKHAGKLAHYSSPPPLFSYFKHHHARKKFKDLVTRPFDRIDPPTSSQQGIGPSISPLSSASTPISWSGFSPAPVSTPLIEPVPMPSPEISPSSSSIEKKKTSPPSSVMALPPPPPNEECTSVTCTKPFTYTPGGSPCGCVLPVEVRLDLSVELYTFIPLVTELAKEIAFGLSLNQSQVRIIGANEAIQQQGKTMVLINLVPVKENFAPSTALVIYKRFWTRQVALNASQFGSYKVIDVHYPGLPSSPPSGHSAAANIYSGLYPGEGNGRMPLKPLGIGVPRRKKAGNGGSKIAVIVLSSVTAFAVCLGVLWILLLKCGWCICNPQSNPHVPIPSQRKLSGTARSIMFGSRPGSASMSRSSNALAYKGIAKIFSSSDLMRATDNFDASRILGEGGFGLVYSGILDDQRRVAVKVLKRDDQQGGREFLAEVDMLSRLHHRNLVKLIGICTEIHCRSLVYELIPNGSVESHLHGIDKEIAPLDWCARIKIALGSARGLAYLHEDSSPRVIHRDFKSSNILLEHDFTPKVSDFGLAKSALDEGNKHISTHVMGTFGYLAPEYAMTGHLLVKSDVYSYGVVLLELLTGRKPVDLSQPPGQENLVSWVRPLLTDREALETIIDPYLKPNMQSDSVSKVAAIASMCVQPEVSHRPFMGEVVQALKLVCNEFDEINEDPVLPNCSYEDFSAGKYSRASSDLVESQGIHYPGYNSILDSHKIPLSNSKPKYPSSAGFEDQESGSKKRISNSTSLRVLMRGFSKGCSSEHETSAK from the exons ATGAAAATGCAGCAGCTCATTGTGGATTTGATGCCGGTTTTCGCAATTCTGTTTAGTTTGCCAGTTCTTGGATTTGCAG GTTTTAGCATACCTTCACTGGAAGCAGCTTCTTTGCTTAATCACTTGAGTATACCAACACCTCCCATCAACTCATATAGAACCAGTGGATTAAATCAGTTCTCTCGACGAAATG CCCCCATCCGGCGCAACTTCAGACCTTCCAGTAGTCCATTAGTTACATCCCTAGCACCTGCAATACCGCCTTCCCATAAACATGCTGGGAAATTAGCACACTAttcttcacctccaccattattttcatattttaagcaTCATCACGCAAGAAAGAAATTTAAAGATCTTGTCACTAGACCATTTGATAGAATTGATCCTCCTACAAGCAGCCAACAAG GTATAGGCCCTTCGATCTCCCCACTCAGTTCTGCTTCCACTCCAATAAGTTGGTCTGGGTTCAGCCCTGCACCAGTGTCAACTCCGTTGATTGAACCAG TGCCCATGCCCTCACCTGAAATATCCCCATCAAGCTCATCCATTGAGAAAAAGAAGACTTCACCGCCCTCTTCAGTAATGGCACTACCTCCCCCACCTCCTAATGAAG AATGTACATCCGTAACATGCACAAAGCCATTCACCTATACTCCTGGTGGATCTCCATGTGGCTGTGTGTTGCCTGTTGAAGTAAGACTGGACCTCAGTGTAGAACTATATACATTCATCCCTTTGGTGACAGAACTAGCTAAAGAGATTGCTTTCGGACTTTCGCTAAATCAAAGTCAAGTTAGGATTATAGGTGCAAATGAAGCAATACAGCAACAAGGAAAAACCATGGTCCTCATCAACCTGGTACcagtaaaagaaaattttgctCCCAGTACTGCTTTAGTTATCTATAAAAGGTTCTGGACGAGACAGGTTGCCTTAAATGCTTCCCAATTCGGAAGCTACAAAGTAATCGATGTTCATTATCCAG GTCTTCCGTCCTCTCCACCATCAGGACATTCAGCAGCTGCTAATATATACAGCGGTTTATATCCAGGTGAGGGGAATGGTAGAATGCCATTGAAACCTTTAGGGATTGGTGTTCCGAGGAGAAAGAAGGCTGGGAATGGGGGAAGCAAAATAGCTGTTATTGTTTTATCATCAGTCACTGCTTTTGCTGTTTGTCTAGGAGTACTTTGGATATTGTTGTTGAAATGTGGATGGTGCATATGTAATCCCCAATCTAATCCTCATGTTCCTATACCCTCACAGCGAAAATTATCAG GGACTGCCAGGTCTATAATGTTTGGAAGCAGACCCGGATCAGCATCAATGTCACGTAGTTCTAATGCATTGGCATATAAGGGAATTGCTAAGATTTTCAGTTCGAGTGACCTGATGAGAGCCACAGATAATTTTGATGCTTCAAGAATTCTCGGGGAGGGTGGTTTTGGACTTGTCTACAGTGGCATTCTTGATGATCAGAGGAGGGTGGCTGTAAAGGTTCTAAAAAGAGATGATCAGCAAGGAGGCCGTGAATTTTTGGCAGAAGTTGACATGCTTAGTCGTCTACACCACAGGAACTTGGTCAAACTGATTGGTATCTGCACAGAGATTCATTGTCGCAGCCTGGTTTACGAACTTATTCCCAATGGTAGCGTGGAATCACACTTACATG GAATTGACAAGGAAATTGCTCCTCTTGATTGGTGTGCCAGAATAAAGATTGCTCTGGGATCAGCTCGAGGTTTAGCTTATCTGCATGAAGACTCAAGCCCTCGCGTGATACACAGAGACTTTAAGTCGAGCAACATCTTACTAGAACATGACTTCACACCTAAAGTTTCAGACTTTGGCCTTGCTAAGTCAGCACTAGACGAGGGAAACAAGCACATTTCTACACATGTTATGGGAACTTTCGG TTACTTGGCCCCAGAGTACGCAATGACTGGCCATCTGTTGGTAAAAAGTGATGTTTACAGCTATGGTGTAGTTCTCCTTGAACTCTTAACAGGAAGAAAGCCTGTGGATTTGTCGCAACCACCAGGACAAGAAAATCTGGTTTCTTGGGTACGTCCCCTGCTTACGGACAGAGAGGCTTTGGAAACCATCATTGACCCTTATTTAAAGCCAAATATGCAATCTGACAGTGTATCGAAAGTAGCAGCCATCGCATCAATGTGTGTGCAACCAGAAGTATCTCATCGTCCTTTTATGGGTGAAGTTGTTCAAGCCTTAAAGCTGGTGTGCAATGAGTTTGATGAAATAAACGAGGATCCAGTATTACCAAATTGCAGTTATGAGGACTTCTCTGCAGGCAAGTATAGTAGAGCTTCAAGTGATCTTGTGGAATCCCAGGGGATCCACTACCCTGGGTATAATTCCATTTTAGACAGTCATAAGATCCCATTGTCAAATTCAAAGCCTAAGTATCCTTCTTCAGCTGGATTCGAGGACCAAGAATCAGGGTCGAAGAAGAGGATCTCTAACTCAACTTCACTGAGAGTGTTAATGAGAGGATTCTCCAAAGGCTGCtctagtgagcatgaaacttcAGCCAAATAA
- the LOC108223623 gene encoding receptor-like serine/threonine-protein kinase ALE2 isoform X1 — protein MKMQQLIVDLMPVFAILFSLPVLGFAGFSIPSLEAASLLNHLSIPTPPINSYRTSGLNQFSRRNAPIRRNFRPSSSPLVTSLAPAIPPSHKHAGKLAHYSSPPPLFSYFKHHHARKKFKDLVTRPFDRIDPPTSSQQGPSISPLSSASTPISWSGFSPAPVSTPLIEPVPMPSPEISPSSSSIEKKKTSPPSSVMALPPPPPNEECTSVTCTKPFTYTPGGSPCGCVLPVEVRLDLSVELYTFIPLVTELAKEIAFGLSLNQSQVRIIGANEAIQQQGKTMVLINLVPVKENFAPSTALVIYKRFWTRQVALNASQFGSYKVIDVHYPGLPSSPPSGHSAAANIYSGLYPGEGNGRMPLKPLGIGVPRRKKAGNGGSKIAVIVLSSVTAFAVCLGVLWILLLKCGWCICNPQSNPHVPIPSQRKLSGTARSIMFGSRPGSASMSRSSNALAYKGIAKIFSSSDLMRATDNFDASRILGEGGFGLVYSGILDDQRRVAVKVLKRDDQQGGREFLAEVDMLSRLHHRNLVKLIGICTEIHCRSLVYELIPNGSVESHLHGIDKEIAPLDWCARIKIALGSARGLAYLHEDSSPRVIHRDFKSSNILLEHDFTPKVSDFGLAKSALDEGNKHISTHVMGTFGYLAPEYAMTGHLLVKSDVYSYGVVLLELLTGRKPVDLSQPPGQENLVSWVRPLLTDREALETIIDPYLKPNMQSDSVSKVAAIASMCVQPEVSHRPFMGEVVQALKLVCNEFDEINEDPVLPNCSYEDFSAGKYSRASSDLVESQGIHYPGYNSILDSHKIPLSNSKPKYPSSAGFEDQESGSKKRISNSTSLRVLMRGFSKGCSSEHETSAK, from the exons ATGAAAATGCAGCAGCTCATTGTGGATTTGATGCCGGTTTTCGCAATTCTGTTTAGTTTGCCAGTTCTTGGATTTGCAG GTTTTAGCATACCTTCACTGGAAGCAGCTTCTTTGCTTAATCACTTGAGTATACCAACACCTCCCATCAACTCATATAGAACCAGTGGATTAAATCAGTTCTCTCGACGAAATG CCCCCATCCGGCGCAACTTCAGACCTTCCAGTAGTCCATTAGTTACATCCCTAGCACCTGCAATACCGCCTTCCCATAAACATGCTGGGAAATTAGCACACTAttcttcacctccaccattattttcatattttaagcaTCATCACGCAAGAAAGAAATTTAAAGATCTTGTCACTAGACCATTTGATAGAATTGATCCTCCTACAAGCAGCCAACAAG GCCCTTCGATCTCCCCACTCAGTTCTGCTTCCACTCCAATAAGTTGGTCTGGGTTCAGCCCTGCACCAGTGTCAACTCCGTTGATTGAACCAG TGCCCATGCCCTCACCTGAAATATCCCCATCAAGCTCATCCATTGAGAAAAAGAAGACTTCACCGCCCTCTTCAGTAATGGCACTACCTCCCCCACCTCCTAATGAAG AATGTACATCCGTAACATGCACAAAGCCATTCACCTATACTCCTGGTGGATCTCCATGTGGCTGTGTGTTGCCTGTTGAAGTAAGACTGGACCTCAGTGTAGAACTATATACATTCATCCCTTTGGTGACAGAACTAGCTAAAGAGATTGCTTTCGGACTTTCGCTAAATCAAAGTCAAGTTAGGATTATAGGTGCAAATGAAGCAATACAGCAACAAGGAAAAACCATGGTCCTCATCAACCTGGTACcagtaaaagaaaattttgctCCCAGTACTGCTTTAGTTATCTATAAAAGGTTCTGGACGAGACAGGTTGCCTTAAATGCTTCCCAATTCGGAAGCTACAAAGTAATCGATGTTCATTATCCAG GTCTTCCGTCCTCTCCACCATCAGGACATTCAGCAGCTGCTAATATATACAGCGGTTTATATCCAGGTGAGGGGAATGGTAGAATGCCATTGAAACCTTTAGGGATTGGTGTTCCGAGGAGAAAGAAGGCTGGGAATGGGGGAAGCAAAATAGCTGTTATTGTTTTATCATCAGTCACTGCTTTTGCTGTTTGTCTAGGAGTACTTTGGATATTGTTGTTGAAATGTGGATGGTGCATATGTAATCCCCAATCTAATCCTCATGTTCCTATACCCTCACAGCGAAAATTATCAG GGACTGCCAGGTCTATAATGTTTGGAAGCAGACCCGGATCAGCATCAATGTCACGTAGTTCTAATGCATTGGCATATAAGGGAATTGCTAAGATTTTCAGTTCGAGTGACCTGATGAGAGCCACAGATAATTTTGATGCTTCAAGAATTCTCGGGGAGGGTGGTTTTGGACTTGTCTACAGTGGCATTCTTGATGATCAGAGGAGGGTGGCTGTAAAGGTTCTAAAAAGAGATGATCAGCAAGGAGGCCGTGAATTTTTGGCAGAAGTTGACATGCTTAGTCGTCTACACCACAGGAACTTGGTCAAACTGATTGGTATCTGCACAGAGATTCATTGTCGCAGCCTGGTTTACGAACTTATTCCCAATGGTAGCGTGGAATCACACTTACATG GAATTGACAAGGAAATTGCTCCTCTTGATTGGTGTGCCAGAATAAAGATTGCTCTGGGATCAGCTCGAGGTTTAGCTTATCTGCATGAAGACTCAAGCCCTCGCGTGATACACAGAGACTTTAAGTCGAGCAACATCTTACTAGAACATGACTTCACACCTAAAGTTTCAGACTTTGGCCTTGCTAAGTCAGCACTAGACGAGGGAAACAAGCACATTTCTACACATGTTATGGGAACTTTCGG TTACTTGGCCCCAGAGTACGCAATGACTGGCCATCTGTTGGTAAAAAGTGATGTTTACAGCTATGGTGTAGTTCTCCTTGAACTCTTAACAGGAAGAAAGCCTGTGGATTTGTCGCAACCACCAGGACAAGAAAATCTGGTTTCTTGGGTACGTCCCCTGCTTACGGACAGAGAGGCTTTGGAAACCATCATTGACCCTTATTTAAAGCCAAATATGCAATCTGACAGTGTATCGAAAGTAGCAGCCATCGCATCAATGTGTGTGCAACCAGAAGTATCTCATCGTCCTTTTATGGGTGAAGTTGTTCAAGCCTTAAAGCTGGTGTGCAATGAGTTTGATGAAATAAACGAGGATCCAGTATTACCAAATTGCAGTTATGAGGACTTCTCTGCAGGCAAGTATAGTAGAGCTTCAAGTGATCTTGTGGAATCCCAGGGGATCCACTACCCTGGGTATAATTCCATTTTAGACAGTCATAAGATCCCATTGTCAAATTCAAAGCCTAAGTATCCTTCTTCAGCTGGATTCGAGGACCAAGAATCAGGGTCGAAGAAGAGGATCTCTAACTCAACTTCACTGAGAGTGTTAATGAGAGGATTCTCCAAAGGCTGCtctagtgagcatgaaacttcAGCCAAATAA
- the LOC108223624 gene encoding protein HOTHEAD-like, giving the protein MMKLFLLFSLFAFCQGQNTWREDYPFIKNASSVSKTKAYDYIIIGGGTAGCPLAATLSQKFNVLLLERGDVPFDNKNATLLRNYHIGTADSSATSAAQYFVSEGVYNIRPRVLGGGTSINAGFYTRPSLRSLAELGLDPKLAYESYPWVEKQIVYKPVLNPWQTAVKNALVEVGVTPDNGYTYEHLFGTKVSGIIFDKDGNRHTAAELLRSANSKNLDVLIHATVQKIVFDQTSGKPRAVGVIFNDENGNQHEVNLSKNDKSEVILSSGAIGSPQLLLLSGIGPKAELEQMNITVVLDNQFVGKQMADNPLNTIVVPFNRPMTQSLIQLVGITRQGVYIETSSGFGQNPDTIIYTRDNSSSPEEELPRENFNAAFILSKVANPLSTGELTLNNTNADDNPNISFNYFSNPQDLQQCVSGIRILEKLVRTKRLIDFMQPGNDTFEKLLNLSVTANYNLIPKTAEVTKSFEEYCRQTKITIWHYHGGCHKDKVINSEYEVLGIDALRVIDGSTFVQSPGTNPQATVMMMGRYMGVKILRSRLGKAAGI; this is encoded by the exons ATGATGAAGCTCTTCCTCCTTTTTTCGCTTTTCGCCTTCTGTCAAG GTCAGAACACATGGAGAGAAGACTATCCATTCATCAAGAATGCAAGCTCTGTATCAAAAACTAAAGCGTATGACTACATAATAATCGGAGGCGGAACTGCAGGCTGCCCTTTGGCTGCAACTCTGTCGCAGAAatttaatgttttgttgctggaaAGAGGTGATGTTCCGTTTGATAACAAGAATGCCACGCTCCTCAGAAATTATCACATTGGTACTGCAGATTCTTCGGCAACTTCAGCTGCGCAGTACTTTGTTAGTGAAGGTGTTTATAATATTAGGCCTCGGGTTTTAGGTGGAGGGACTAGCATCAATGCTGGATTCTACACCAGACCCAGTTTAAG GAGTCTTGCTGAGCTAGGATTAGACCCGAAACTGGCCTATGAATCGTACCCGTGGGTCGAGAAACAGATTGTTTATAAGCCGGTTTTGAATCCTTGGCAAACTGCTGTGAAGAATGCTTTGGTGGAAGTTGGGGTAACTCCGGACAATGGCTACACTTATGAACACTTGTTTGGAACCAAAGTCAGTGGTATTATTTTCGACAAAGATGGCAATCGTCACACTGCTGCTGAACTACTTCGATCCGCTAACAGCAAGAACCTTGATGTTCTCATCCATGCAACTGTTCAGAAGATTGTGTTTGATCAAACATCAG GCAAGCCAAGGGCTGTTGGAGTGATATTCAACGATGAAAATGGGAACCAACATGAAGTGAATTTGTCGAAGAATGACAAGAGTGAAGTTATATTGTCATCTGGTGCAATTGGGAGTCCACAGCTGCTTTTACTGAGTGGGATTGGACCAAAGGCTGAGCTTGAACAAATGAACATCACTGTGGTGCTTGACAATCAATTTGTTGGCAAACAAATGGCAGACAATCCTTTGAACACTATCGTCGTTCCCTTCAATAGGCCGATGACTCAATCGTTGATTCAGCTTGTTGGGATCACGCGACAGGGTGTGTACATTGAGACGAGCTCTGGATTTGGTCAGAATCCGGATACAATCATCTATACTCGTGATAATTCATCATCACCTGAGGAAGAGCTCCCGCGTGAAAATTTTAATGCTGCTTTTATACTATCAAAGGTTGCAAATCCATTGTCAACAGGGGAGCTAACACTGAACAACACTAATGCTGATGATAATCCAAACATCTCCTTTAACTACTTCAGCAATCCTCAAGATTTGCAGCAATGTGTCAGTGGAATTCGGATCTTAGAGAAGCTTGTCAGAACAAAACGTTTAATCGACTTCATGCAGCCTGGCAACGATACCTTTGAGAAGCTGCTCAACCTGAGTGTCACTGCTAATTACAACCTTATCCCCAAAACAGCTGAAGTTACAAAGTCCTTTGAGGAATACTGCAGACAAACTAAAATCACAATCTGGCACTATCATGGTGGATGTCACAAGGACAAGGTTATAAACTCTGAGTACGAGGTTCTTGGAATCGATGCCCTTCGTGTCATCGATGGCTCAACGTTTGTCCAGTCCCCGGGCACTAATCCTCAAGCCACTGTAATGATGATGGGAAGGTACATGGGGGTGAAGATTCTGAGAAGCAGATTAGGCAAGGCAGCTGGCATATAG
- the LOC108221123 gene encoding protein HOTHEAD-like produces MIMKLFLLVSFLLLLTSCQGRRNLNTWEDKYPFIRYASSFSSSSSTAVGKAYDYIIVGGGTAGCPLAATLSQNFSVLLLERGGVPFTNRNVSFLRNFHISLADLSPTSASQYFISSEGVFNSRARVLGGGTCINAGFYTRPSHRDIERLGLDAKLVNESYPWIENQIVHMPKLTSWQRAMRYGLLEVGISPDNGFTYDHLYGTKVGGTTFDRYGRRHSAAELLKSATRENLDVLIHATVQKVVFDKSGKKPKAIGVTFKDEKGKQHLALLSNKQGSEIILSSGAIGTPQLLLLSGVGPKADLERMNISMVLDNEFVGKGMSDNPMNSLFVPFKTRMEQSLIQTVGIAKTGVYIEASSGFSQSPDSIHCNHGMLSAEIGQLSTIPPKQRTKEAIEAFKRNKHNLPHEVFKGGFILGKVAHTKSRGKLSLCNTNIDDNPSVSFNYFSHPHDLQQCVHAFHIIEKLVKSTHLTNYMPPDEDTFEKLLNLSVLANVNLLPRHANDTRSLKQFCKDTVTTIWHFHGGCQVGKVVNSDYKVLGVQGLRVIDGSTFSQSPGTNPQATLLMMGRYMGLKILKRRLGHTAAGT; encoded by the exons ATGATAATGAAGCTCTTTCTTTTAGTTTCTTTCCTCCTGTTACTCACTTCCTGTCAAG GTAGGAGAAATTTGAATACTTGGGAAGATAAGTATCCTTTCATTAGATATGCAAGTTCTTTCTCCTCATCTTCGTCGACTGCTGTTGGTAAAGCTTATGATTACATAATAGTTGGAGGTGGCACAGCTGGATGCCCTTTAGCTGCCACTCTTTCCCAGAATTTCAGTGTTTTATTGCTCGAAAGAGGCGGGGTTCCATTCACAAATAGAAATGTGTCATTTCTTcgaaattttcatatttctctGGCAGATCTTTCCCCTACCTCTGCTTCCCAGTACTTTATTTCCTCCGAAGGTGTTTTCAATTCCagagctagggttttgggtggAGGCACTTGCATCAATGCTGGTTTTTACACCAGGCCTAGCCACAG GGATATTGAAAGGCTGGGATTAGATGCTAAACTAGTAAATGAGTCATACCCATGGATTGAGAACCAGATTGTTCATATGCCTAAATTGACATCTTGGCAGCGGGCGATGAGGTATGGTCTGCTTGAAGTTGGGATTTCACCTGACAATGGCTTCACCTATGATCACTTATATGGAACCAAGGTTGGAGGGACAACTTTTGACAGATATGGTCGCCGCCACTCTGCTGCTGAGCTACTTAAGTCTGCCACCCGCGAAAATCTTGATGTTCTGATTCATGCAACTGTTCAGAAGGTTGTGTTTGATAAATCAG GGAAGAAGCCGAAGGCAATTGGAGTAACGTTTAAAGATGAAAAGGGGAAACAGCATCTAGCATTACTGTCAAATAAGCAGGGGAGTGAAATCATACTGTCATCTGGTGCTATTGGTACCCCTCAACTGCTGCTACTTAGCGGTGTTGGACCTAAAGCTGACCTTGAAAGAATGAACATCTCTATGGTGCTTGATAATGAGTTTGTCGGAAAAGGAATGTCAGACAATCCTATGAATTCACTTTTTGTTCCCTTCAAAACACGGATGGAGCAATCGTTGATCCAAACTGTTGGTATAGCTAAAACAGGTGTCTACATTGAAGCTAGCAGTGGATTTTCGCAGTCCCCTGATAGTATTCATTGCAATCACGGAATGTTGTCAGCTGAG ATAGGGCAGCTCTCCACTATTCCTCCAAAGCAAAGAACGAAAGAAGCTATCGAGGCCTTTAAAAGAAACAAGCATAACCTTCCTCATGAAGTATTCAAGGGAGGTTTTATCCTCGGAAAAGTTGCTCACACCAAGTCAAGAGGGAAGCTCAGCCTCTGCAACACCAATATTGATGATAACCCGAGTGTATCTTTCAATTACTTCAGCCACCCCCACGATCTGCAACAATGCGTTCATGCTTTTCACATTATTGAGAAACTTGTGAAGTCCACTCACCTGACCAACTACATGCCACCTGACGAGGACACCTTTGAGAAGTTGCTTAATCTCAGTGTCCTGGCCAATGTCAACTTACTTCCTAGACACGCGAATGATACCAGGTCCTTAAAGCAATTCTGCAAAGACACAGTAACCACAATCTGGCATTTTCATGGCGGATGCCAAGTAGGCAAAGTAGTAAATTCAGATTACAAGGTTCTTGGAGTGCAAGGGCTTCGTGTCATCGATGGTTCCACATTTTCCCAATCTCCAGGCACTAATCCTCAAGCCACATTGCTCATGATGGGAAG ATACATGGGCTTAAAGATTCTTAAGCGGCGATTAGGCCACACAGCAGCTGGTACATAA